The window AGAGGACAGACAGACCGCAAGGTCAGTACAACAACCAGAGGTCAGACAGACCACAGGGTCAGTACAATAACCAGAGGACAGACAGACCACAGGGTCAGTACAACAACCAGAGGTCAGACAGACCGCAAGGTCAGTACAACAACCAGAGGTCAGACAGACCGCAAGGTCAGTACAACAACCAGAGGTCAGACAGACCGCAGGGTCAGTACAACAACCAGAGGTCAGACAGACCACAGGGTCAGTACAACAACCAGAGGTCAGACAGACCACAGGGTCAGTATAATAACCACAGGTCAGACAGACCACAGGGTCAGTATAATAACCAAAGGTCAGACAGACCACAGGGTCAATACAATAACCAAAGGTCAGACAGACCACAAGGTCAGTACAACAACCAAAGGTCAGACAGACCACAAGGTCAGTACAACAACCAAAGGTCAGACAGACCACAGGGTCAGTACAGACAGCAAAATCTGGATATACCAAAGCCGGATGCTTCAGTAGCACAGGAAGCTTTTGATTCACAGAGAAATGAGGCAAGAAGAGAGTTCCAAGGAAGAGATTTCGATAAGAGTGTTAAGAGGGAAGAGAAGCAAAAGAAAGAAACTCCAAAGAACAACAATCCAGCAACAAAGCAGAGATTCAGGCCTCAGAAGATAGTTATAGAAAAGAAGGGAGTTTCTGAAATTCTCTCCGAAGACTATATTTTTAATGAATTCTATAACGATGACGGTAAAAAGAAGAAACAAAGAAATAGAAGAAATGAAAAGGTTCAGGAGAAGTACATTCCGCCAAAGGCAGTACTTACTTCAATAACCATTCCGGAGTCACTTACAGTAAAAGATTTGGCTGAGTCACTTAAAAAGACTTCTACAGATATTATTAAGAAATTGATGGCTTACGGTGTAATGGCAACTCTCAATAACGAGGTTGATTTTGAAACAGCTACGGTAATCGCTGAAGAATATGGAGTTAAGACCGAAAAGGCTATTCAGGTAAGCGAAGAAGATATACTGTTCGATGATAATGAAGTTCAGGATGAAACCAACCTTCAGCAAAGACCACCTGTTGTTGTTGTTATGGGACACGTTGACCATGGTAAGACCTCCTTGCTGGATGCTATCAGAAGCGCACATGTTATAGACAGCGAAGCAGGCGGAATTACACAGCATATAGGTGCTTATACTGTTAAGGCAAATGACAGACTTATAACTTTCTTAGATACACCGGGTCACGAAGCGTTTACTGCAATGCGTGCCAGAGGTGCTCAGGTAACAGACGTTGCGATACTCGTTGTTGCAGCTGATGACGGTGTTATGCCTCAGACAATTGAAGCAATCAACCATGCCAAGGCTGCAAATGTATCAATCATAGTTGCAATAAACAAGATTGATAAGCCGGGTGCAAATCCTGATAAGGTTAAGCAGGAGCTTACCGAGTATGGTATTGTTGCAGAAGAATGGGGCGGAGATGCTATAATGGTTCCTGTTTCCGCTAAAAAGAGAGAAAATATAGATCAATTACTTGAAATGGTACTTCTGGCTGCAGATATGCTTGAATTAAAGGCAGATCCTGAAAGACAGGCAAAGGGTACAGTTATCGAAGCAAAACTTGATAAGGAAAGAGGCCCTGTTGCTACAGTTCTTGTCCAGAGAGGTACTTTGAAAACAGGAGATTCATTAATTGCAGGCTCATCATTTGGTAGAATCAAGGCAATGACAAGCGATAAAGGTTATACCATTAAAGCAGCAGGACCATCAATGCCGGTTGAAATTCTGGGTATGGATGAGGTTCCTGAAGCAGGAGAAGTATTCTATGCAGTAACTGATGAAAAAGTAGCAAAACAGCTTGTTGAAAAACGTAAGTTCAAACAGAAGGAACAACAGTTCAAAGCAACTGCAAAGGTTACTCTTGAAGACCTGTTTACTCAGATAAAAGAAGGTAAAGTAAAAGATTTAAATATTATTATTAAAGCCGATGTTCAAGGTTCTGTTGAAGCAGTAAAACAGTCTCTTGAAAAATTAAGCAATGAAGAGGTAAGAGTAAAGACCATACATGGTGCGGTTGGAGCAATTACCGAGTCAGATGTAACTTTGGCTCAGGTTTCAAGTGCAATAATTATCGGATTTAATGTAAGACCGGGTGCAAATGTTACCGAAGCTGCAAAGAATGCTGAAGTTGACATGAGACTATATAGCGTTATTTACAAGGCCATAGAAGATGTTCAGGCTGCTATGAATGGTATGCTTGAACCAACCTATCAGGAAGTAGTACTGGGACACATTGAAATCAGACAGACATTCAAGGTTTCAGGTGTTGGAACCATCGGAGGAGCTTACGTAACTGACGGTAAGGTTCAGAGAAATTCTGAAGTTAGGGTTGTCAGAGAAGGTATTGTTATTCACGAAGGTAAGCTTGCTTCTCTCAAGAGGTTCAAGGATGATGTCAAGGAAGTTGCTCAAGGTTATGAATGTGGTGTATCTATCGAGCGTTTCAATGACATTAAAGAAGGCGATGTAATAGAAGCCTTCATTATGGAAGAAGTAAAGAGATAACAATAAAAGTACTGCGATTAAATAGGTTGAAGTTGGAGGATATCCAATTCAACCTATTTACATATTAAAATGAAATTTGAATATGAATTGACATACTGTATTTAACCACAAATAAATGTCAATAATTGCATTAGTATATTGTATGATTAGCCTCCTTTATTCGCTGCATGTGAATAAGGGAGAAGTATAAAAAATATTCAGCCGATAGCGGCAGATGGAGGCTAATAGTATGGCAGACAGAATAATTAGAATATCAGAAGAAGTTAAAAAGGAAATAAGCAATATAATTCAAAATGATATAAAAGACCCTAGACTTCCAAGTATGGTTAGCATAGTTTCATGTAATGTAACCAAGGATTTAAGATATGCCAAGGTATTTGTCAGTGTTTTGGGGAATGAAGAGCAAAAGAAAAATGCCATTAGCGCTTTGAAAAGTGCCGCAGGTTTCATCAGACGTGAGCTTGGGCATAGAGTGCAACTCAGGTATACACCTGAAATACACTTTGAACTTGATACATCTATTGAACATGGTATCCACATCAACAAGCTTCTTGATGATGCCAAAAAGGAATTTACCGAATAACATGTTTAATTTAAATTATCGGGGGATAAAATCATGGACAAAGAATTAGTAAAGGCAGTTGAAGGGGCAGAAAGCGTAGCTATTTTTCCCCACATTTCTGCCGATGGCGATGCAATAGGTTCATCCCTTGCGTTGGCTTTAGCATTAAAGAAAACCGGTAAAAAGGTAATTGTGTATATGGAAGAAAATATACCTGATACTTTCAAATTTCTTCCAGGAATTGAGCTTGCGGGGTTTATAAGCGAAGACCAAGAAGTTATGGACTTGAATATTGCACTTGATACCGGAGATACAGGTAGACTTGGGACAAGAGCAGACCACTTCTTCAAAGCTCCTGTTACAAT of the Ruminiclostridium papyrosolvens DSM 2782 genome contains:
- the infB gene encoding translation initiation factor IF-2 — translated: MEKARIYELAKELNTTSKRLMEKLAEINVNVKNHMSLLEPHELDALYKHIGVIRHDVKKNEVGEKKTVAESTNTVAEKKKEVKKEVKKDNKSAPRIIRTTEIIIDSNTDDSPQSNNFSKNETKNVQKKNYRNDYVKVESSTSGLRPGFVRDVKPDFKNKRNEVQKVVPKETQVPKEEILNNSKINQDIHKEEKIVADNKGNESKVLNDNSNAESAQLNNKVAAAEKEGQKSIIKPESVEPSAQPEIKPQQSVGAKKPEEAGSHGNEESHGKSEKQVTVQNDNSSANNVPAAEKPVQVTDRPQGQYNNQRSDRPQGQYNNQRTDRPQGQYNNQRSDRPQGQYNNQRTDRPQGQYNNQRSDRPQGQYNNQRTDRPQGQYNNQRSDRPQGQYNNQRSDRPQGQYNNQRSDRPQGQYNNQRSDRPQGQYNNQRSDRPQGQYNNHRSDRPQGQYNNQRSDRPQGQYNNQRSDRPQGQYNNQRSDRPQGQYNNQRSDRPQGQYRQQNLDIPKPDASVAQEAFDSQRNEARREFQGRDFDKSVKREEKQKKETPKNNNPATKQRFRPQKIVIEKKGVSEILSEDYIFNEFYNDDGKKKKQRNRRNEKVQEKYIPPKAVLTSITIPESLTVKDLAESLKKTSTDIIKKLMAYGVMATLNNEVDFETATVIAEEYGVKTEKAIQVSEEDILFDDNEVQDETNLQQRPPVVVVMGHVDHGKTSLLDAIRSAHVIDSEAGGITQHIGAYTVKANDRLITFLDTPGHEAFTAMRARGAQVTDVAILVVAADDGVMPQTIEAINHAKAANVSIIVAINKIDKPGANPDKVKQELTEYGIVAEEWGGDAIMVPVSAKKRENIDQLLEMVLLAADMLELKADPERQAKGTVIEAKLDKERGPVATVLVQRGTLKTGDSLIAGSSFGRIKAMTSDKGYTIKAAGPSMPVEILGMDEVPEAGEVFYAVTDEKVAKQLVEKRKFKQKEQQFKATAKVTLEDLFTQIKEGKVKDLNIIIKADVQGSVEAVKQSLEKLSNEEVRVKTIHGAVGAITESDVTLAQVSSAIIIGFNVRPGANVTEAAKNAEVDMRLYSVIYKAIEDVQAAMNGMLEPTYQEVVLGHIEIRQTFKVSGVGTIGGAYVTDGKVQRNSEVRVVREGIVIHEGKLASLKRFKDDVKEVAQGYECGVSIERFNDIKEGDVIEAFIMEEVKR
- the rbfA gene encoding 30S ribosome-binding factor RbfA produces the protein MADRIIRISEEVKKEISNIIQNDIKDPRLPSMVSIVSCNVTKDLRYAKVFVSVLGNEEQKKNAISALKSAAGFIRRELGHRVQLRYTPEIHFELDTSIEHGIHINKLLDDAKKEFTE